In the genome of Streptomyces sp. 846.5, the window GTGCACGCGCCGGCAAGCAGGGAGTCTCCTCCTATATCGAGGAGGCGGTGCAACGACAGCTCCAGCGTGAAGCCATCGACGAGTACATCGCCACCGCTGAAGCTGAACACGGGCCTGTCGATCCGGCCGAGGTGGCAACGAGGGCGGAGCGCATCCGTTCTCACCACGCTGCCCACCGTGGCGATGCCGCCGGGGCGGACGCCGCGTGAGCGGCACCCTCGTTCTCGACAGCGAGGCGCTCTCCAAGCTCTCCCGTCGACACCGGGACATGACCGTCTGGCTGGACGTTGCCCGCACGCTGGACCTTCTGGTCGTGACGAGCGCGGCAACGCTGGTTGAGGCGCGCGACCCCAAGCTGCCCCAGGCAGCGTTCGACCACGCTGTCTCGCTGACCAAGGTGCGCCCGGTCACAGAGGAGA includes:
- a CDS encoding DNA-binding protein encodes the protein MSGTLVLDSEALSKLSRRHRDMTVWLDVARTLDLLVVTSAATLVEARDPKLPQAAFDHAVSLTKVRPVTEEIARAASKLLATEGLHGHKYAIDAMLAATAHLEHGDVTVLTSDVEDLRQLCHTRIAVEQL